Proteins found in one Pontibacter sp. SGAir0037 genomic segment:
- a CDS encoding PaaI family thioesterase has translation MRIEDHYRKLEHLYHQANVQQLFSGSTIAVSHGKAEITLPVDPKYFHGAQAIHGASYFKLLDDAAYFAVASVVKDVFIVTSSFQLNLLRPVSSGVLHAVGTLRSFGKSISIAESVIYNDKGKEVAFGTGQFTRTTQPLADLKGYE, from the coding sequence ATGCGTATAGAGGACCATTACCGTAAACTGGAGCACTTATATCATCAAGCTAATGTGCAGCAACTCTTTAGCGGCAGCACGATTGCTGTTTCACATGGGAAAGCTGAAATCACACTTCCTGTCGATCCGAAATACTTTCATGGAGCGCAGGCCATACATGGCGCCAGCTATTTCAAACTGCTGGACGATGCCGCTTACTTTGCTGTGGCCTCTGTTGTAAAAGACGTTTTTATTGTAACATCCTCTTTTCAGCTGAACCTGCTACGCCCGGTCAGCAGTGGTGTTTTACACGCTGTGGGCACTTTACGCTCTTTTGGCAAATCTATCTCCATAGCCGAATCTGTTATTTACAACGACAAAGGAAAAGAGGTGGCTTTCGGTACCGGGCAGTTCACCAGAACTACACAACCCTTAGCAGATTTAAAAGGTTATGAATAG
- a CDS encoding glycoside hydrolase family 3 N-terminal domain-containing protein, giving the protein MKISTPVLVLAVLCLHACGVSQQANQSAQGTTTEAAAQAATAPAPKFDPDIEDLLSRMTIEEKAGQMTQVTIDLILKDNSATEIDPAKLRRAIVEKHVGSILNVKGRAYTLEEWHPIITAIQDVATKETARSIPVIYGIDAIHGSNYLAGSTLFPHNIGMSATRNPSLVHEAAKITAAETRASGIPWNFDPVLDVGRQPLWPRFEETFGEDVFMVKTMGTAAITGYEQDGLNQPTTVASCMKHYLGYSAPATGKDRTPSYIPETMLREIFLPPFKAAVEAGASTVMINSGEVNGVPVHGSKYLLTEVLRGELGFEGVAVSDWEDVIRLHTRHRVASTPKEAVRIAVEAGLDMSMVPVDYSFYDLLVELVKEGTISEERLNLSAGRILTLKKKLGLFENAYPVADLRAQVQKPEYDKVAYQASLESLTLLKNEKQVLPLKKNAKILVAGPAANTLTSLHGSWSYIWQGTDESKYPAKAKTVVAALTEKMGRGNVISSSVADFKAAANYNVAQLKRDAKQAQAIVLCIGEKAYAESPGVIDDLNLEENQLALVRAAKETGKPVILVLLEGRPRVISSVEPLADAVLLAYRPATFGGPAIADVLAGDYNPDGVLPFTYPRYSGDVVMYDHKGSERIREDVPDTYGEGGFNPQWAFGTGLSYTTFAMSDLRVDKTTFSGEEQVRVTLKVKNTGSRAGKKAVDMFSRTHYASVTPSARRLRAFTKIALQPGEEKEVSFTVSAKDFAFINQQGQWATEPGAIDLMVGDLKTTINYR; this is encoded by the coding sequence ATGAAGATATCCACACCTGTACTAGTACTGGCTGTGCTCTGCCTGCATGCATGCGGTGTATCTCAGCAGGCAAACCAGTCTGCCCAAGGTACTACAACCGAAGCAGCAGCGCAGGCAGCAACTGCACCCGCTCCAAAATTTGATCCTGATATTGAGGATTTGCTGTCCAGGATGACCATTGAGGAAAAAGCCGGACAGATGACTCAGGTAACGATCGATCTTATTCTGAAGGATAACTCAGCGACGGAAATTGATCCCGCTAAACTTCGCAGGGCAATTGTTGAAAAACATGTAGGTTCTATCCTGAATGTAAAAGGCCGTGCCTATACCCTGGAGGAGTGGCACCCGATTATTACAGCTATACAGGATGTTGCTACTAAAGAAACAGCGCGTAGCATTCCGGTAATTTACGGTATCGATGCGATTCATGGTTCCAACTACCTGGCTGGCTCTACGCTTTTTCCGCATAATATAGGCATGTCGGCTACCCGTAATCCTTCGCTGGTACACGAGGCGGCAAAGATTACTGCTGCTGAAACAAGAGCCTCCGGTATTCCATGGAACTTCGACCCGGTACTGGACGTGGGGCGTCAGCCACTATGGCCGCGCTTCGAAGAAACTTTTGGAGAGGATGTGTTTATGGTTAAAACCATGGGAACAGCCGCTATCACAGGATATGAGCAGGATGGTTTAAACCAGCCTACAACGGTAGCATCTTGTATGAAGCACTACCTGGGTTATTCGGCTCCTGCTACAGGTAAAGACCGTACGCCTTCTTATATTCCGGAAACCATGCTGCGTGAAATCTTTTTGCCACCTTTTAAGGCAGCTGTAGAGGCCGGAGCTTCTACGGTTATGATCAACTCAGGAGAGGTAAACGGTGTGCCGGTGCATGGCAGTAAATATCTTTTAACAGAGGTGCTGCGGGGCGAACTTGGTTTCGAGGGCGTAGCAGTATCCGACTGGGAAGATGTGATCCGCTTACATACCCGCCATCGTGTGGCTTCCACACCAAAAGAGGCGGTGAGAATTGCTGTAGAAGCCGGTCTGGACATGAGCATGGTGCCGGTAGATTATTCTTTTTATGATCTGCTGGTAGAGCTGGTAAAAGAGGGCACTATATCGGAAGAGCGTTTAAACCTTTCAGCAGGACGTATTTTAACGCTGAAAAAGAAGCTGGGTCTGTTTGAAAATGCTTATCCGGTGGCTGATCTGAGAGCGCAGGTACAGAAGCCGGAATATGATAAAGTAGCTTACCAGGCTTCGTTGGAAAGCTTAACCCTGCTTAAAAACGAGAAGCAGGTACTGCCGTTGAAAAAGAATGCTAAAATACTGGTAGCCGGTCCTGCCGCCAATACACTAACATCGCTGCATGGCAGCTGGTCTTACATCTGGCAGGGAACTGACGAGAGCAAATATCCGGCTAAGGCGAAAACAGTAGTGGCTGCTTTAACAGAGAAAATGGGCAGAGGAAATGTTATTTCCAGTTCGGTTGCCGATTTTAAAGCTGCTGCTAATTACAATGTGGCGCAACTTAAACGAGATGCGAAGCAGGCGCAGGCTATTGTGCTTTGTATCGGAGAGAAAGCCTATGCAGAAAGCCCGGGCGTGATTGATGACCTGAACCTGGAAGAAAACCAGTTGGCTTTGGTAAGAGCTGCCAAAGAAACAGGTAAGCCTGTAATACTGGTACTTCTGGAGGGAAGGCCAAGGGTAATCTCTTCTGTAGAGCCTTTGGCTGATGCTGTTCTACTGGCTTACAGACCAGCTACTTTTGGTGGACCTGCCATTGCAGATGTTCTGGCTGGCGATTATAACCCGGATGGCGTGCTGCCATTCACGTATCCCCGCTATTCGGGTGATGTGGTTATGTATGATCACAAAGGTTCTGAGAGAATTCGTGAAGATGTGCCGGATACCTATGGTGAAGGGGGCTTTAACCCGCAGTGGGCTTTCGGAACCGGCTTAAGCTATACTACCTTTGCTATGTCTGATCTGCGCGTAGATAAAACCACGTTCAGTGGTGAGGAGCAGGTGCGTGTAACACTGAAGGTGAAAAACACAGGCAGCAGAGCTGGTAAGAAGGCTGTAGATATGTTTAGTCGTACACACTACGCCAGTGTAACGCCAAGTGCCAGGAGATTAAGAGCATTTACTAAAATTGCGCTGCAGCCTGGTGAAGAAAAAGAAGTGAGCTTTACCGTTTCTGCGAAAGACTTTGCTTTTATTAATCAGCAAGGGCAGTGGGCTACAGAGCCTGGAGCCATTGATTTGATGGTAGGAGACCTAAAAACAACGATCAATTACCGCTAG
- a CDS encoding YodC family protein, with translation MGTEKLSPGDIVQLKSGGPAMTVNRIVEANMGGGVKAVFCTYYDELTRKFLHIDFYDYALMKLEESNLSLQERLVLLEKELADKDLIIGLLRQKGE, from the coding sequence ATGGGGACGGAAAAACTCTCACCAGGTGATATTGTACAGCTAAAATCAGGTGGCCCAGCCATGACCGTTAATAGAATTGTTGAGGCTAATATGGGAGGCGGTGTAAAAGCAGTTTTTTGTACTTATTACGATGAACTAACCAGAAAATTCTTACATATCGATTTTTACGATTACGCCTTGATGAAATTAGAGGAATCAAATCTGAGCCTGCAGGAACGGCTTGTACTTCTGGAGAAAGAATTGGCTGATAAAGATTTAATTATTGGGTTGTTGAGGCAAAAGGGAGAATAA
- a CDS encoding LamG-like jellyroll fold domain-containing protein, which translates to MVNTYYPGNATVTAGNNKSITLGAANADGSQAPIAAGDLVLIIQMQGAEINTTNGTAYGDGNTSTGGSGNTTTNFTAGQYEYVIATSAVPVSGGTLTVASLENTYINANYNTQGQKRFQVVRVPQYSSATLGATVTAPAWNGSTGGVVAMDVAGNLNFNSRTIDVSGKGFRGGAGRRLTGGSGTSTDFRTLSTNNANAQKGEGTAGTPAYVNHQGSLVNTGVEGYPSGSMGRGAPGNAGGGGTDGRPSANDQNSGGGGGGNLGVGGQGGNSWSSNLGVGGIGGASLSSVVSSSRLVMGGGGGAGSTNDATGTPGSGFASSGAAGGGIVMVRAGSITGTGTIDASGASANNTVANDGSGGGGAGGSILLTSAVPNGISNVLVNTSGGSGGTNTGGGSAHGPGGGGGGGVVYVNHTAVRTGSTWAGGAAGFTASNAHFGAVAGSNGAGINIGNTTIVNSASGALCLPNLTVNKTTSTASLVRNTGGSLTADYTITVTNSGGAAHGVIIQDVLPTGFTYNTLLNYDLGNAYADNGGNSTGVVGSSTNYMLPSSGQSTLNFGSLTIPSGTTVTFTFRVNIPSTVADGTYQNSVTVSYLDPTRSTATRKITPLTGGTGNTSYDTPTSTTTVSGSNYVATSSTAEDVTVNTRPAAPTATGASSCGPGTVTLTASGAPTGGSYRWYTVATGGTAISSATSSTYTTPSLSGTTTYYVSAVSSAGVESASRTAVTATITEVPSLSTVPANNLLYAYPFNGNANDALGMNNGTARNGAFLTSDRFGNTSKAYSFDGVDDHITTINSFNTTNVFSFSIWFNTTSTTGGKLLGMGGSATGSSSQYDRHIYMANNGQLYFGVYAGSHQTINTTTSYNDGKWHNVVVTLSGAGMKMYVDGVQQASNAAVTTSENFSGYLRIGYDNIGGWPAAPTSNYFKGSLDDIHVYNRELSASEVSSVYQSYSISSNSPVCAGSTIRLSAPGISGAAYTWTGPNGFTSSAQNPTIASSTYTHAGTYTLIVTVNGCASDPAYTTVVIDCPAAYSNPNVYARRALSSGRTVATVTDPDGSITSAVVTGTALPGFLTLNPTTGAITVNSGTPVSGTYTTTVRTTDARGGVSNVQVTIVINEELYQASGSAISNGGTCYQLTDAINNQQGQVWSVYTVNLNNSFEISFKANFGTIDANGADGIVFGFQRVASNPVFASGAVGQGLGFQGIQPSIGVEFDTWDNGTGVGDIAADHTNFFVNGQVGSPVKAAVPMIEGNGNVEDGKDHLIRIVWIKEINTMEVYFDGVFRTSYARDIVKDIFNNDPNVYFGYTASTGGSVNRQSICEIKHNLAPEAKDILTQKLLNTDGATILTIPAASYPTDADGTVTAFKFTSVPTTAQGVLTINGQVVEKDKVFTITGMPVIRFDPAPGNLADVEFYYTVIDNLGAEDMSPAKITIPINGVPVAKDVETTGDIMNNSKKPVPLNPLDASDPDGYVAHFRILTAPTSGTLYINGNLAVLNTNYAWADANTLTYMPSVDYKGNANFYYAVVDNEGAPSSAAGNKYVVPVQMNPLPVTLISFEAKAQQQDVVLKWATATEQDNDHFELERSRDGRTFETVNRVKGAGNSNQKLSYSYLDKNAPAGVLYYRLKQVDLDGTVSLSNIVAVEVQRVALVKATLFPNPTTGTLNLDLTQLPEAQYKIRIIGMDGRQVSQYSYGNGLAVFELQSLATGKYVVQIQGADQVQTLSFIKR; encoded by the coding sequence GTGGTTAATACTTATTATCCAGGTAATGCCACTGTGACAGCAGGTAATAACAAAAGTATTACTTTGGGGGCTGCCAATGCAGATGGAAGCCAAGCACCAATTGCCGCTGGTGACTTGGTGTTGATCATTCAGATGCAAGGTGCCGAAATTAACACTACAAATGGTACCGCTTATGGCGATGGAAATACTAGCACAGGTGGAAGTGGTAATACTACTACAAATTTTACAGCTGGTCAATATGAGTATGTCATTGCTACAAGTGCTGTGCCGGTAAGTGGTGGTACGCTTACAGTAGCAAGCTTAGAAAATACTTATATTAATGCAAATTATAATACGCAGGGGCAAAAGCGCTTTCAGGTAGTAAGGGTGCCACAGTACAGTTCTGCTACCTTGGGTGCGACTGTAACTGCACCGGCTTGGAATGGCTCTACGGGTGGTGTAGTGGCAATGGATGTAGCTGGGAACCTTAACTTTAATAGCAGAACGATTGACGTAAGTGGTAAAGGTTTTAGAGGAGGTGCTGGAAGAAGGTTGACTGGAGGTAGTGGAACAAGTACAGATTTTAGAACCCTCTCCACTAATAATGCTAATGCGCAGAAAGGGGAGGGTACTGCAGGTACTCCTGCCTATGTTAATCATCAGGGAAGTTTAGTAAATACAGGTGTTGAAGGCTATCCTAGTGGTAGTATGGGTAGGGGAGCACCTGGAAATGCAGGAGGAGGAGGTACTGATGGTCGGCCATCTGCCAATGACCAAAACTCTGGCGGCGGTGGAGGCGGTAACTTGGGTGTAGGTGGTCAAGGTGGTAATTCCTGGAGCTCGAACCTGGGTGTTGGTGGTATTGGTGGAGCAAGTCTTTCTTCAGTGGTTTCTAGCTCACGTTTGGTAATGGGCGGCGGCGGCGGTGCCGGATCAACGAACGATGCAACAGGAACTCCTGGAAGCGGCTTTGCAAGTAGTGGAGCAGCCGGCGGTGGTATTGTTATGGTAAGAGCTGGGTCTATTACAGGTACAGGTACTATAGATGCAAGTGGTGCTTCTGCAAACAATACTGTAGCTAATGACGGAAGTGGCGGCGGCGGTGCCGGAGGTAGTATATTATTGACGTCTGCTGTTCCCAATGGTATTTCAAACGTACTTGTAAATACGAGTGGCGGTAGTGGTGGTACCAATACAGGAGGAGGATCAGCTCACGGGCCAGGCGGCGGCGGCGGCGGCGGTGTTGTATATGTTAACCACACTGCTGTAAGAACTGGTAGTACTTGGGCTGGGGGAGCTGCAGGTTTTACGGCCAGTAATGCTCATTTTGGAGCTGTTGCAGGTTCTAATGGGGCTGGTATTAACATTGGGAATACAACAATTGTAAATAGTGCATCAGGGGCACTCTGCCTACCAAACCTTACTGTAAATAAAACTACAAGCACTGCTTCCCTTGTGCGCAACACTGGAGGTAGCTTAACAGCGGATTATACTATTACAGTTACTAACTCAGGGGGGGCGGCACATGGGGTAATAATTCAGGATGTCTTGCCAACTGGTTTTACTTATAATACATTATTAAATTATGATTTGGGTAATGCTTATGCTGATAATGGCGGCAATTCAACGGGTGTTGTAGGGTCTTCTACAAATTATATGTTACCATCTAGCGGGCAAAGCACATTAAACTTTGGCTCACTAACAATTCCTTCCGGGACTACTGTTACTTTTACTTTCAGAGTAAATATTCCAAGTACTGTGGCTGACGGTACTTATCAAAACTCTGTCACTGTTTCTTACCTGGACCCAACACGTTCTACGGCTACTCGTAAAATTACACCTCTAACAGGGGGCACTGGTAATACTAGTTATGATACTCCAACCTCTACAACTACAGTGAGTGGCTCAAATTATGTTGCCACATCAAGCACTGCAGAAGATGTGACAGTAAATACCCGTCCAGCTGCTCCAACTGCAACCGGGGCTTCAAGCTGTGGACCTGGAACGGTTACGCTTACAGCTTCAGGTGCGCCTACAGGAGGAAGCTACCGTTGGTATACTGTTGCAACCGGAGGTACTGCTATTAGTAGTGCTACCAGCTCAACCTATACCACACCCTCTCTCTCAGGTACTACTACTTATTATGTATCGGCTGTAAGTTCTGCAGGAGTAGAGAGTGCAAGCAGAACAGCTGTAACAGCCACCATCACTGAAGTTCCAAGTTTATCTACGGTACCAGCAAACAATCTGCTTTATGCTTATCCATTTAATGGAAACGCAAACGATGCTTTAGGAATGAATAATGGTACAGCTCGAAACGGAGCGTTTTTAACTTCGGATCGGTTTGGTAATACTTCTAAAGCGTATAGCTTTGATGGTGTTGATGATCATATTACCACAATAAATAGTTTTAATACAACCAATGTCTTCTCATTTAGCATTTGGTTCAATACAACTTCTACTACAGGAGGAAAGCTTTTGGGTATGGGCGGATCTGCAACTGGTTCAAGCAGTCAGTACGACAGACATATCTATATGGCGAATAATGGCCAGCTTTACTTTGGTGTTTATGCAGGCAGTCATCAAACTATCAATACTACTACCAGCTATAACGATGGCAAATGGCATAATGTAGTAGTTACTTTGTCCGGTGCCGGAATGAAAATGTATGTGGACGGGGTACAACAGGCAAGTAACGCTGCTGTAACTACTTCAGAAAATTTTAGTGGCTATTTAAGAATTGGCTATGATAATATAGGTGGCTGGCCGGCTGCTCCAACAAGTAATTACTTTAAAGGCTCATTGGATGATATTCATGTGTATAACAGAGAGCTTAGTGCTTCAGAAGTAAGTTCAGTTTATCAGTCATACAGCATCAGTAGCAACAGTCCTGTATGTGCAGGTAGCACTATCAGGTTATCTGCACCAGGCATCAGCGGTGCAGCTTATACCTGGACGGGACCTAATGGTTTTACTTCATCAGCACAGAACCCCACTATAGCTAGCTCAACTTATACGCATGCTGGTACATATACGCTTATTGTTACTGTTAACGGCTGCGCGTCTGATCCCGCTTATACAACAGTTGTTATAGACTGTCCTGCAGCTTATTCTAATCCCAATGTGTATGCCCGTCGAGCTCTTTCTAGTGGGAGAACCGTGGCAACAGTAACTGATCCGGATGGCTCCATTACAAGTGCCGTTGTGACAGGAACTGCATTGCCAGGTTTCCTAACGCTAAACCCAACAACAGGGGCAATAACTGTAAACTCCGGTACTCCTGTAAGTGGCACATATACTACAACAGTCAGAACAACTGATGCCAGGGGAGGAGTTTCTAATGTTCAGGTTACCATTGTTATCAACGAAGAACTATACCAGGCAAGTGGTAGCGCCATAAGCAACGGAGGTACATGCTATCAATTAACAGATGCGATAAATAACCAACAGGGGCAGGTATGGAGTGTTTACACAGTAAATCTGAATAATTCATTTGAGATTAGTTTTAAGGCGAATTTTGGAACAATAGATGCGAATGGAGCTGACGGTATAGTGTTTGGCTTTCAACGAGTGGCTTCCAACCCTGTTTTTGCAAGTGGTGCAGTTGGTCAGGGTTTAGGTTTCCAGGGAATACAGCCTTCTATAGGAGTCGAGTTCGATACCTGGGATAATGGTACTGGAGTAGGTGATATAGCTGCTGACCACACTAATTTCTTCGTGAATGGCCAGGTGGGATCTCCTGTTAAGGCAGCCGTTCCTATGATTGAAGGTAATGGTAACGTAGAAGATGGTAAAGACCACCTTATAAGAATTGTCTGGATTAAAGAAATTAATACAATGGAGGTATACTTCGATGGAGTATTCAGAACAAGTTATGCCAGAGATATTGTAAAGGATATTTTTAACAATGATCCAAATGTGTACTTTGGTTATACAGCGAGTACAGGTGGTTCTGTAAACAGACAGTCTATCTGTGAAATAAAGCATAACTTGGCCCCTGAAGCAAAAGATATACTGACTCAAAAACTGTTGAATACGGACGGTGCAACAATTTTAACAATTCCTGCCGCCTCTTATCCGACGGATGCTGATGGAACAGTTACTGCATTTAAATTTACTTCTGTTCCGACTACAGCACAAGGCGTTTTAACGATCAATGGGCAGGTGGTAGAAAAAGATAAAGTTTTCACTATCACGGGAATGCCTGTTATTCGATTTGACCCGGCTCCTGGAAATCTGGCTGATGTAGAATTCTATTATACTGTTATTGATAATTTAGGAGCCGAGGATATGTCTCCTGCAAAAATCACCATTCCTATTAATGGTGTGCCTGTGGCTAAAGATGTTGAGACTACAGGAGATATTATGAATAACTCTAAGAAACCGGTGCCACTAAATCCGTTAGATGCGTCTGATCCTGACGGATATGTAGCTCACTTCCGCATATTAACTGCCCCTACATCAGGAACATTATACATAAACGGGAATCTGGCGGTGCTTAATACTAATTATGCATGGGCCGATGCAAACACATTAACTTATATGCCCTCTGTCGACTATAAGGGAAATGCTAACTTTTACTATGCGGTAGTGGATAATGAAGGAGCACCGAGTTCGGCAGCCGGTAATAAATATGTAGTGCCTGTTCAGATGAATCCTCTGCCGGTAACTTTGATCAGCTTCGAAGCTAAAGCACAGCAGCAGGACGTGGTGCTGAAATGGGCAACGGCTACGGAGCAGGACAACGATCACTTTGAGTTGGAGCGCAGCCGTGACGGACGCACATTTGAAACAGTAAACCGTGTGAAGGGGGCCGGTAACAGCAATCAAAAACTCTCCTATAGCTACCTGGACAAAAATGCTCCTGCCGGCGTGTTGTACTACCGCCTCAAGCAGGTAGACCTGGACGGTACGGTCAGCCTCAGCAATATTGTGGCTGTGGAGGTACAGCGTGTGGCATTGGTAAAGGCAACACTTTTCCCGAACCCGACAACAGGCACTTTAAACCTGGATCTGACACAGTTGCCGGAGGCGCAGTACAAAATCCGGATTATTGGTATGGATGGTCGCCAGGTAAGCCAGTACAGCTATGGCAACGGGTTGGCTGTTTTCGAACTGCAGAGCCTTGCTACAGGCAAGTACGTAGTACAAATACAGGGAGCAGACCAGGTGCAGACACTGAGCTTTATTAAAAGGTAG
- a CDS encoding tetratricopeptide repeat protein, with product MKALFLFVLLISFLGGGLNAISRLNAYTKDAASAYQDKNYTEAIAAYEYLLQNLDVEDYQIRLNLAHSYYQAGQLERAQQEYQLLADHQYSRVRAIALLQLGNIAATQKKYKRALSYCKDVLVLEPENDQARYNYELLKKYLALHPEVAAAEEEEQLPPPAEEAAHNTQQPADTQVEPQPKNRPDSNGDQEEETEGREQEVNPEGKQETGNQQGADQKGQEGKQEREQMQGQEKGNEQGLHQNAEPNQANTERSASADNISEQDQRAQTQRSRLHQMSISPEKAKVLLDAMRNAEMQYIQQLPKKSNTKPDRTKPDW from the coding sequence ATGAAAGCCTTGTTTCTCTTTGTGCTGCTCATCAGCTTCCTGGGAGGAGGCCTGAATGCAATTTCCCGATTAAATGCTTATACAAAAGATGCGGCATCGGCCTATCAGGATAAAAACTATACAGAAGCAATAGCTGCTTATGAATACCTCCTCCAAAACCTGGACGTAGAAGATTACCAGATCAGGCTAAACCTGGCTCATTCATATTACCAGGCTGGTCAGCTGGAACGGGCACAACAGGAATACCAGTTACTGGCTGATCATCAGTACAGCAGAGTACGTGCTATAGCCTTGCTACAGCTTGGCAACATTGCGGCTACTCAAAAGAAGTATAAAAGGGCCCTCTCCTACTGCAAAGACGTGCTGGTGCTGGAGCCTGAAAATGACCAGGCCCGTTATAATTACGAACTTCTTAAAAAATACCTGGCCTTACACCCTGAAGTAGCAGCGGCTGAAGAAGAGGAACAGTTGCCGCCACCCGCTGAAGAAGCTGCTCACAACACGCAGCAGCCTGCTGATACACAGGTGGAGCCCCAGCCTAAAAACCGGCCCGACAGTAATGGAGACCAGGAGGAGGAAACAGAGGGCCGGGAGCAGGAAGTAAACCCGGAGGGCAAACAGGAAACAGGCAACCAACAAGGCGCTGACCAGAAAGGACAGGAAGGTAAACAGGAAAGAGAACAGATGCAGGGTCAGGAAAAAGGCAATGAACAGGGGTTGCACCAGAATGCAGAGCCGAATCAGGCAAATACAGAACGTAGCGCAAGTGCTGATAATATTTCAGAGCAGGACCAGCGTGCGCAAACGCAGCGAAGCAGGCTGCATCAGATGAGCATCAGTCCTGAAAAAGCCAAAGTTCTATTAGATGCTATGCGAAATGCTGAGATGCAGTATATCCAGCAGCTACCAAAGAAATCTAATACCAAGCCAGACCGTACTAAACCAGACTGGTAA
- a CDS encoding VWA domain-containing protein: MTWYQTLSLLEILFGTLFIVLYIGYLLRVRRVARFFQKRVYVVWVKFFIRSTYAVLLLISILGPSFGAMKKEIKTIGKDLYIAVDLSASMDATDIQPSRIEKAKQEILRVINRFNSDRIGLIIFSSEAFIQSPLTYDQNALQVYTRTLRTGLLEQGGTDYNTLLKLVSDKFSQDARLSNEEQKAKILILISDGEDFGENIERAAEALAEYNIRVYTVGIGTTEGSQIPTQQGFKKDPDGKIVVSRLHPDHLIRLAELTNGQYFEINNRVSEVNRLLNVINNIEGELRESKTIDVTANKYVYPLALALLLIVLDVLITIKLIRI; the protein is encoded by the coding sequence ATGACCTGGTACCAAACACTTTCCTTACTCGAAATTTTATTCGGCACTTTATTTATTGTGCTCTACATCGGGTATTTACTGCGTGTAAGGCGCGTGGCCCGATTTTTCCAGAAACGGGTGTATGTGGTTTGGGTAAAATTCTTTATCCGCAGCACATATGCTGTCCTGCTGCTGATTTCAATTTTAGGTCCCTCCTTTGGCGCCATGAAAAAAGAAATTAAAACCATTGGCAAGGATCTTTACATTGCGGTGGATCTTTCTGCCTCTATGGATGCAACAGATATTCAACCTTCACGCATTGAAAAGGCAAAGCAGGAGATATTGCGGGTTATCAACCGCTTTAACTCCGATAGAATAGGCCTTATTATTTTTTCATCTGAAGCTTTTATTCAGAGCCCGCTCACATACGATCAGAATGCCTTGCAGGTATATACCAGAACACTACGAACCGGTTTGCTGGAGCAGGGCGGCACTGACTATAATACTTTGCTAAAACTGGTATCGGATAAGTTTAGCCAGGACGCCCGTCTATCCAATGAAGAGCAAAAAGCTAAAATACTGATACTGATCAGCGATGGCGAAGATTTTGGCGAAAACATAGAAAGAGCAGCAGAGGCCCTGGCTGAGTATAACATCAGGGTTTATACAGTGGGAATCGGCACAACGGAAGGCTCACAAATCCCGACCCAGCAAGGCTTCAAAAAAGACCCTGACGGCAAAATAGTAGTCAGTCGCTTACATCCCGATCACCTCATTCGGCTGGCGGAACTTACAAACGGGCAGTACTTTGAAATCAACAATCGTGTGAGTGAGGTTAACCGGCTGCTTAACGTGATTAATAACATTGAAGGTGAACTCCGCGAAAGCAAAACTATTGATGTTACGGCAAATAAATATGTCTATCCGCTGGCACTGGCCCTCCTGCTCATCGTGCTGGATGTTCTGATCACCATTAAACTTATCAGGATATGA
- a CDS encoding YqaE/Pmp3 family membrane protein, whose translation MGYLLAFFFPFLSLMINGRIFSGIICLILQCTILGWFPAAIWAMLSLNNQRAEKRTRRIIKAIQENKQFA comes from the coding sequence ATGGGTTATCTTTTAGCATTTTTTTTCCCGTTCCTATCACTGATGATAAACGGCAGAATCTTTTCGGGCATCATTTGCCTAATCCTTCAATGCACCATCTTAGGGTGGTTCCCAGCTGCTATATGGGCCATGCTTTCTCTAAACAACCAAAGGGCCGAAAAACGTACCAGGCGCATAATAAAGGCTATACAGGAGAATAAACAATTTGCATAA
- a CDS encoding thioesterase family protein: protein MTEKALPKILESQVLIRFEDCDPFGHLNNGRFIDYFVNAREDQVREHYNFNVYKHMRENGKGWVVTSNQVQYIREVKFMETMTVRTCLRWFTSSDLMVEGQMVDPKTQTIMSVIWTRLTYIDLKKGGRTEHSEDLQQLYRSVAILGEGKQNTYFEERVKEIRAEQAAKASQ, encoded by the coding sequence ATGACAGAAAAAGCACTACCTAAAATACTGGAGAGCCAGGTGCTCATCCGCTTTGAAGACTGCGATCCGTTCGGCCATCTAAACAACGGCAGGTTTATCGACTATTTTGTTAATGCCCGTGAGGATCAGGTGCGGGAGCACTATAACTTCAATGTGTACAAACATATGCGTGAGAACGGCAAAGGCTGGGTGGTAACATCAAATCAAGTGCAATACATCCGGGAAGTAAAGTTTATGGAAACCATGACCGTTCGTACCTGCCTGCGCTGGTTCACCAGCTCCGATCTGATGGTAGAAGGGCAAATGGTGGACCCTAAAACACAAACGATCATGTCTGTTATCTGGACCCGTTTAACCTACATAGACCTGAAGAAAGGAGGCAGAACAGAGCATAGCGAGGACCTACAGCAACTCTATCGTTCTGTTGCCATACTGGGCGAAGGAAAACAAAATACTTATTTTGAGGAAAGGGTAAAAGAAATCCGGGCAGAGCAGGCCGCCAAAGCATCACAATAA